The Populus trichocarpa isolate Nisqually-1 chromosome 11, P.trichocarpa_v4.1, whole genome shotgun sequence genome has a segment encoding these proteins:
- the LOC7463820 gene encoding uncharacterized protein LOC7463820 isoform X1 produces the protein MVVRLQRRTAMHNMRPYLRTLTRSKSVKRKYVIMDALLCIYKLKLKLEAIKTELANLIAVKREYLSLMKELQLPKKEVEVEKGEKGFIVRVTCEKGGDKLVSILEVFEEMGLTVSHARVSCNLYLSMEAIVVAEEERALHAKSIAQAVTKAIERQ, from the exons atggtggTTAGGCTGCAAAGGAGAACAGCAATGCACAATATGCGTCCCTATCTACGAACCCTCACCCGCTCCAAATCT GTGAAAAGGAAGTATGTCATTATGGATGCTCTTCTATGCATTTACAAGCTCAAGCTCAAATTGGAGGCAATCAAAACGGAACTCGCAAACTTAATTGCTGTAAAAAGAGAATACTTGAGCCTAATGAAGGAACTCCAGTTGCCTAAG AAGGAAGTGGAGGTGGAGAAGGGTGAGAAAGGATTTATAGTGAGGGTGACATGCGAGAAGGGAGGAGATAAACTAGTTTCAATCTTAGAGGTCTTCGAAGAAATGGGCCTTACTGTATCGCATGCTAGGGTCTCATGCAACTTGTACTTATCCATGGAAGCCATTGTTGTAGCTGAAGAAGAACGTGCTCTTCATGCGAAAAGTATTGCTCAAGCTGTTACTAAGGCCATTGAAAGACAATAG
- the LOC7463820 gene encoding uncharacterized protein LOC7463820 isoform X2, with protein MVVRLQRRTAMHNMRPYLRTLTRSKSVKRKYVIMDALLCIYKLKLKLEAIKTELANLIAVKREYLSLMKELQLPKEVEVEKGEKGFIVRVTCEKGGDKLVSILEVFEEMGLTVSHARVSCNLYLSMEAIVVAEEERALHAKSIAQAVTKAIERQ; from the exons atggtggTTAGGCTGCAAAGGAGAACAGCAATGCACAATATGCGTCCCTATCTACGAACCCTCACCCGCTCCAAATCT GTGAAAAGGAAGTATGTCATTATGGATGCTCTTCTATGCATTTACAAGCTCAAGCTCAAATTGGAGGCAATCAAAACGGAACTCGCAAACTTAATTGCTGTAAAAAGAGAATACTTGAGCCTAATGAAGGAACTCCAGTTGCCTAAG GAAGTGGAGGTGGAGAAGGGTGAGAAAGGATTTATAGTGAGGGTGACATGCGAGAAGGGAGGAGATAAACTAGTTTCAATCTTAGAGGTCTTCGAAGAAATGGGCCTTACTGTATCGCATGCTAGGGTCTCATGCAACTTGTACTTATCCATGGAAGCCATTGTTGTAGCTGAAGAAGAACGTGCTCTTCATGCGAAAAGTATTGCTCAAGCTGTTACTAAGGCCATTGAAAGACAATAG